A stretch of DNA from candidate division TA06 bacterium:
TTCTCGTAACCTTTTGTAACACCTGTCATCATGTTTGCAACGAGACTCCTTGTCAGTCCATGGAGGGACCTGTCAAACCTGTTGTCACTCTTTCTCACTACCCGAATTGTCTTCTCCTCGATTTCGATTTGCATTCTCGGATGGATGTCAAGTTTCAGAACACCCTTGGGCCCAGAAGCCTGGATTGTTCTGCCAGCCTTCTCCACCTTCACACCCTCAGGAATATCTATAGGCTTCTCTCCAACTCTTGACATGCGCAACTCCCCTACCAGACGTAGAAGACAACCTCCCCGCCCACCTTCTTGCGTCTCGCCTGTTTGTCAGTAAGTATACCTTTGGATGTTGACAGTACCGCAATTCCGAAACCACCCATCACCCTTGGTATTTCCGTCGTGTTCGTATACTTGCGCAGGCCCGGCCTGCTCACTCTTTTTATCCCAGATAAGGCAGGCCGTTCGCGTTCATCATACTTCAAGAATATCCTGATAAGGCCTTGCCTGCTATCCTCTATGACGTCTATATCCTGTATGAACCCCTCTGATTGGAGTACCTTCGCGATTTCCAGCTTCACCTTTGAACATGGAACATCGACCTTAACATGCTTGGCCTTGTATCCATTTCTGATTCTGGTTAGCATA
This window harbors:
- the rpsH gene encoding 30S ribosomal protein S8 yields the protein MSMADPIADMLTRIRNGYKAKHVKVDVPCSKVKLEIAKVLQSEGFIQDIDVIEDSRQGLIRIFLKYDERERPALSGIKRVSRPGLRKYTNTTEIPRVMGGFGIAVLSTSKGILTDKQARRKKVGGEVVFYVW